In Scophthalmus maximus strain ysfricsl-2021 chromosome 5, ASM2237912v1, whole genome shotgun sequence, a single window of DNA contains:
- the kiaa1522 gene encoding uncharacterized protein KIAA1522 homolog isoform X2, with protein MSRRRSTGDLVPSDVTDILAREARAQRGKRKPVSSLGQAFSWLKGSRRKKSIGNGLNRTGTGETDAKLGLQNQDPAKAGPKGNDDQKRLAVHYTSSQHHQENVFIEGSRPQYLEDLHTEAQEGLKILQQEEHKNGVTFADNESISSSNTLRPEQDISSMDGGGSSESRATSRNTDTTVTSSVSTRPVLTRQGSTFKPLNPVRRLDKSRKRSRRTTIMGIPNQVQKELALLRSSTFQPLVSVKLPNHDGQVTDSQSGVVIIPTVDGGTLAANKEGARVHLSELEASRDEQLFRKHLQAIYQDGQPLNHKGFGSHLCPTSTLRPKSLAVPGMTTSSSFCPTTMFSYLQEPQGPVMSISPQATYLSTIIPNAVLPASIEVIEIGRSISRTRGSSVNHGGSVHTVSKSNLASRDSSVSPLLFRRSDGDGFQPDHSCSDSTQMPTSTSGSNWSVSQSSKTIISNSSPVSSKRSTHSGYSQSLGLNGQESQQEHSGGDQDHVSLCSSASEISSPYSKSENLFTAQGSESGMSCSVTAGEEAKNKRNSTRSLSVMKTKQPPAPPQRTNSLHSNTMRSSSRFLVDSKDLNDSVSGQVETATENTLVKDEIELVTGNINKIPTPIPNSIGSSSPDVSSSPLSPTQASSIETEGPPEPQSESRSSSPQKAPSEGEKFERTMSPSSGYSSQSGTPTLSPKGISPTSPEKQKKPVKPERSVSRASSSAASPSSSLTSLSSGTPEPVHPDFSTCSPSLPPQGTSPTVTSNKLTPKKNSSTLREEFRELLNIPPPPKVKAPCSPPPETWVHNRRAFELLCGPHPCVSKETHKPPKIQDSTVKQVWTQDRPTKEIQVFVEKQTTIVKPTIKLSERVAKPVTLSATDLEDVQKELENRECPVAETERVEASADVQPQEQSSGPVVKNPKNQETTQKKDPPPVMKKPMTILERDELVSTEQSVESEQREMSSSTQIEVNLVVENHAASSQDGVMVLVEKSDNEMDRGEAPSMQTLSVEAPKVKKVSPPLTPPPAYHPAPPPSRKTPPSSVSMPPTELEGVQEEIHIVESCWPPPPPPLEGDSVFDGGDEVDFPPPPPPFVTDSAPDVMDSCVKKLDLLDDCTVVAQEVGEMNMDSSEAGTSAQGENPDMPEAVPKSAVHDNKPEIAVQLSKSNSDDEISCKPVQNVSSLSDSVPPLPEEAPLLPPMKRAENPASVTALVASSSVLRQNSLKIEDQSSSGSPVSAQTPLTVPVAPPLPAESITHGVNFRRQPSAANRDTRSKELLSRHKSAPIPKEDANIPLVTPSLLQMVRLRSVNMTEDQVKAPSEDKLINHEAPVQENCPVSIPGPQYIPQKPIRKSLSLKYPPQTVKTSSVTLNAPSMRLQEAVRMKTAAMSSRDGLQSRLGVRSPSYNCVSEPGGLSPASTASFIFSRSTKKVVIETATASSSEAQASLKQSLAAELMQVSDQSRPATFSNGGVKCDKVPPPVAKKPAHGSISPSQHHPACSGKMEYSVEGNGAIGGVQHTSGITPPETTITRVTADTIETLF; from the exons ATGTCCCGGAGGAGGTCTACAGGCGACCTAGTGCCCAGTGACGTCACTGACATCTTAGCCCGAGAGGCGAGAGCTCAACGTGGAAAGAGGAAGCCGGTAAGCTCCCTGGGGCAGGCCTTCAGCTGGTTAAAGGGGAGccggaggaagaagagcatCGGCAATGGACTGAACCGAACTGGCACTGGTGAGACGGATGCCAAACTGGGACTTCAGAATCAAGACCCTGCAAAAG CTGGCCCAAAGGGTAATGATGACCAGAAGAGGTTGGCTGTCCACTACACAAGCTCACAGCACCACCAGGAGAATGTTTTCATTGAGGGCAGCAGACCACAGTACCTGGAGGACCTGCACACTGAGGCTCAGGAGGGACTGAAGATACTACAGCAGGAAG AACACAAAAATGGAGTGACCTTTGCTGACAATGAAAGCATTTCT TCCTCAAACACCCTCCGTCCAGAGCAGGATATCAGCTCCATGGATGGAGGTGGCTCTTCGGAGTCGAGAGCCACTAGCAGGAATACTGACACCACAGTAACCTCTTCAGTGTCAACAAGGCCTGTGCTCACCCGCCAAG gATCTACATTCAAGCCCCTGAATCCAGTAAGAAGGTTAGAtaagagcaggaagaggagcaggaggaccaCCATCATGGGTATTCCAAACCAGGTCCAGAAAGAGCTTG CACTCCTCAGAAGTTCCACCTTCCAGCCACTTGTTTCTGTGAAGCTCCCTAATCACGATGGACAGGTCACTGACAGCCAATCAGGTGTTGTTATCATTCCTACAGTTGATGGAGGGACCCTGGCAGCAAATAAGGAAGGAGCAAGAGTGCATCTTTCAGAGTTGGAG GCATCCAGAGATGAACAGCTGTTTAGGAAGCACCTCCAGGCAATATACCAGGACGGGCAGCCCCTTAACCACAAGGGCTTTGGCTCCCATCTCTGCCCCACATCCACTCTGAGACCCAAGTCCCTTGCAGTACCTGGCAtgaccacttcctcctccttctgtcctaCAACAATGTTTAGCTATCTCCAGGAACCTCAG GGCCCAGTGATGTCCATATCTCCTCAGGCCACTTACTTGTCTACAATCATCCCTAATGCGGTCTTGCCAGCCTCAATTGAAGTCATAGAGATAGGTCGCAGCATCAGCCGGACTCGTGGCAGCAGTGTCAACCATGGTGGTAGTGTCCACACTGTAAGCAAAAGCAACCTTGCGTCCAGAGACTCATCAGTCAGCCCTTTGTTGTTCAGAAGATCAGATGGTGATGGTTTCCAGCCTGACCATTCCTGCAGCGATTCCACACAGATGCCCACATCAACTTCAGGGTCAAACTGGAGTGTGTCACAGTCTTCAAAGACCATTATTTCAAACTCCTCCCCTGTATCCTCTAAGCGGAGCACACACAGTGGGTACTCCCAGAGCTTGGGTCTTAATGGACAGGAAAGCCAGCAAGAGCACTCTGGTGGAGATCAAGACCATGTCAGTCTATGTAGCTCAGCTAGCGAGATTAGCAGCCCCTACAGTAAAAGTGAAAATCTTTTCACAGCTCAAGGATCCGAGTCTGGCATGTCATGTTCAGTGACTGCTGGGGAGGAGGCAAAGAACAAGCGTAACTCCACTCGTAGTCTTTCAGTAATGAAGACGAAGCAACCCCCTGCACCTCCACAGAGAACAAACTCTCTCCATAGTAATACGATGAGAAGTAGTTCCAGGTTTCTGGTGGATAGCAAGGATCTTAATGACTCTGTGTCTGGACAGGTGGAAACTGCTACAGAAAATACTCTTGTGAAGGATGAGATTGAATTGGTCACtggaaatattaataaaatcCCCACCCCTATACCAAATTCTATTGGGTCCAGCTCCCCAGATGTTTCCTCCAGTCCTCTGAGCCCCACACAGGCCTCCTCCATAGAGACTGAAGGGCCACCAGAGCCGCAATCAGAATCCAGAAGCTCTTCCCCACAGAAAGCTCCCTCAGAAGGGGAAAAATTTGAACGGACCATGTCCCCTTCTAGTGGATACTCCAGCCAGAGTGGAACTCCAACACTTTCCCCTAAAGGTATCTCCCCAACCTCcccagaaaaacagaagaaaccaGTCAAGCCAGAGAGATCAGTGTCTCGGGCCTCAtcctctgcagcttctccttcctcttctcttacGTCTCTATCATCCGGTACACCTGAGCCAGTACACCCAGATTTTTCCACATGTAGCCCAAGTCTTCCTCCACAGGGCACTTCACCCACAGTTACATCAAACAAGCTCACACCAAAAAAGAATTCGTCAACATTGAGAGAAGAATTCAGAGAGCTCTTGAACATCCCACCACCTCCTAAGGTCAAAGCACcatgctctcctcctccagagacaTGGGTCCACAACAGACGTGCCTTTGAGCTCCTGTGTGGGCCCCACCCCTGTGTCAGCAAAGAAACCCACAAACCCCCAAAGATACAGGACAGCACAGTTAAACAGGTATGGACCCAGGATAGACCCACAAAGGAGATACAagtttttgttgaaaaacaGACAACTATAGTCAAACCCACCATAAAATTATCAGAACGTGTAGCAAAGCCTGTGACATTGTCAGCAACAGATCTTGAAGATGTCCAGAAAGAGCTAGAGAACAGGGAATGTCCAGTCGCTGAAACAGAGCGAGTGGAAGCAAGTGCAGATGTTCAGCCACAAGAGCAGAGTAGTGGCCCTGTAGTGAAAAACCCCAAGAACCAAGAGACAACTCAAAAGAAAGATCCCCCTCCTGTGATGAAAAAACCCATGACAATACTGGAAAGAGACGAACTGGTGTCAACAGAGCAGTCAGTAGAGAGCGAGCAAAGGGAAATGAGTAGTAGTACCCAGATAGAAGTAAATTTAGTTGTTGAGAACCATGCAGCATCCTCACAGGATGGGGTTATGGTTTTAGTTGAGAAGAGTGATAATGAGATGGACAGAGGTGAGGCCCCATCCATGCAGACACTTTCCGTAGAAGCGCCTAAAGTTAAAAAGGTCTCACCACCACTTACCCCTCCCCCAGCATACCACCCTGCACCTCCTCCCTCAAGAAAGACACCACCTTCATCGGTGTCAATGCCACCAACTGAATTAGAGGGGGTACAGGAGGAGATCCACATTGTCGAGTCTTGCTGgcctcctcccccaccaccatTGGAAGGGGACTCAGTCTttgatggaggagatgaggttGACTTTCCTCCCCCGCCGCCGCCATTTGTAACAGACAGTGCGCCAGATGTGATGGACAGTTGTGTCAAAAAGCTGGACCTCCTTGATGATTGTACTGTTGTTGCACAGGAAGTTGGAGAGATGAATATGGACTCAAGTGAAGCTGGGACATCTGCACAGGGAGAAAATCCAGATATGCCCGAAGCTGTTCCAAAATCAGCAGTACACGACAACAAACCAGAGATTGCTGTGCAACTTTCAAAATCTAACAGTGATGATGAGATTTCTTGTAAACCAGTGCAGAATGTTTCATCTCTTTCAGATAGTGTCCCACCTCTACCAGAAGAGGCACCTCTTTTACCACCAATGAAAAGAGCAGAGAACCCTGCATCAGTCACTGCTTTGGTTGCTTCCAGCAGTGTCCTGAGGCAAAACTCTCTGAAGATTGAGGATCAGTCTTCCTCAGGGTCACCCGTTAGTGCCCAAACTCCACTTACAGTCCCAGTAGCCCCGCCTCTACCAGCAGAGAGCATAACACATGGGGTTAATTTCAGACGGCAGCCCAGTGCAGCAAACCGAGACACCAGGAGCAAGGAGTTACTTTCCCGCCACAAAAGTGCACCCATTCCTAAAGAGGATGCAAATATACCTCTTGTCACCCCCTCCCTGCTTCAGATGGTTCGTCTCAGATCAGTCAACATGACTGAAGATCAGGTGAAAGCTCCCTCTGAGGACAAGCTAATAAACCACGAGGCTCCAGTTCAGGAGAATTGCCCCGTCTCAATCCCAGGACCTCAATACATTCCGCAAAAGCCCATCCGCAAGTCTCTGTCTCTAAAATACCCACCTCAGACAGTAAAAACTTCCTCCGTGACACTGAACGCCCCTTCCATGCGCTTACAAGAAGCCGTACGTATGAAAACTGCAGCCATGTCTTCAAGAGATGGTCTTCAATCGAGACTGGGTGTGAGATCACCCAGCTACAACTGTGTCAGTGAACCAGGAGGTCTGTCCCCAGCCTCTACCGCCAGCTTTATCTTCTCCAGGAGCACAAAAAAGGTTGTCATAGAGACTGCGACTGCCTCGTCGTCTGAAGCTCAGGCAAGTCTGAAGCAAAGCTTGGCGGCCGAGCTCATGCAGGTGTCTGACCAATCAAGGCCTGCCACTTTCTCCAACGGTGGGGTGAAGTGTGACAAAGTTCCTCCACCGGTAGCTAAGAAGCCGGCACATGGAAGCATCAGTCCTTCACAACATCACCCTGCCTGTTCGGGAAAGATGGAGTACAGTGTTGAAGGAAATGGAGCAATAGGAGGAGTACAACATACGAGCGGAATAACACCTCCTGAGACAACAA TTACAAGAGTGACAGCAGACACAATTGAAACACTGTTTTGA
- the kiaa1522 gene encoding uncharacterized protein KIAA1522 homolog isoform X1, with translation MSRRRSTGDLVPSDVTDILAREARAQRGKRKPVSSLGQAFSWLKGSRRKKSIGNGLNRTGTGETDAKLGLQNQDPAKAGPKGNDDQKRLAVHYTSSQHHQENVFIEGSRPQYLEDLHTEAQEGLKILQQEEHKNGVTFADNESISSSNTLRPEQDISSMDGGGSSESRATSRNTDTTVTSSVSTRPVLTRQGSTFKPLNPVRRLDKSRKRSRRTTIMGIPNQVQKELALLRSSTFQPLVSVKLPNHDGQVTDSQSGVVIIPTVDGGTLAANKEGARVHLSELEQASRDEQLFRKHLQAIYQDGQPLNHKGFGSHLCPTSTLRPKSLAVPGMTTSSSFCPTTMFSYLQEPQGPVMSISPQATYLSTIIPNAVLPASIEVIEIGRSISRTRGSSVNHGGSVHTVSKSNLASRDSSVSPLLFRRSDGDGFQPDHSCSDSTQMPTSTSGSNWSVSQSSKTIISNSSPVSSKRSTHSGYSQSLGLNGQESQQEHSGGDQDHVSLCSSASEISSPYSKSENLFTAQGSESGMSCSVTAGEEAKNKRNSTRSLSVMKTKQPPAPPQRTNSLHSNTMRSSSRFLVDSKDLNDSVSGQVETATENTLVKDEIELVTGNINKIPTPIPNSIGSSSPDVSSSPLSPTQASSIETEGPPEPQSESRSSSPQKAPSEGEKFERTMSPSSGYSSQSGTPTLSPKGISPTSPEKQKKPVKPERSVSRASSSAASPSSSLTSLSSGTPEPVHPDFSTCSPSLPPQGTSPTVTSNKLTPKKNSSTLREEFRELLNIPPPPKVKAPCSPPPETWVHNRRAFELLCGPHPCVSKETHKPPKIQDSTVKQVWTQDRPTKEIQVFVEKQTTIVKPTIKLSERVAKPVTLSATDLEDVQKELENRECPVAETERVEASADVQPQEQSSGPVVKNPKNQETTQKKDPPPVMKKPMTILERDELVSTEQSVESEQREMSSSTQIEVNLVVENHAASSQDGVMVLVEKSDNEMDRGEAPSMQTLSVEAPKVKKVSPPLTPPPAYHPAPPPSRKTPPSSVSMPPTELEGVQEEIHIVESCWPPPPPPLEGDSVFDGGDEVDFPPPPPPFVTDSAPDVMDSCVKKLDLLDDCTVVAQEVGEMNMDSSEAGTSAQGENPDMPEAVPKSAVHDNKPEIAVQLSKSNSDDEISCKPVQNVSSLSDSVPPLPEEAPLLPPMKRAENPASVTALVASSSVLRQNSLKIEDQSSSGSPVSAQTPLTVPVAPPLPAESITHGVNFRRQPSAANRDTRSKELLSRHKSAPIPKEDANIPLVTPSLLQMVRLRSVNMTEDQVKAPSEDKLINHEAPVQENCPVSIPGPQYIPQKPIRKSLSLKYPPQTVKTSSVTLNAPSMRLQEAVRMKTAAMSSRDGLQSRLGVRSPSYNCVSEPGGLSPASTASFIFSRSTKKVVIETATASSSEAQASLKQSLAAELMQVSDQSRPATFSNGGVKCDKVPPPVAKKPAHGSISPSQHHPACSGKMEYSVEGNGAIGGVQHTSGITPPETTITRVTADTIETLF, from the exons ATGTCCCGGAGGAGGTCTACAGGCGACCTAGTGCCCAGTGACGTCACTGACATCTTAGCCCGAGAGGCGAGAGCTCAACGTGGAAAGAGGAAGCCGGTAAGCTCCCTGGGGCAGGCCTTCAGCTGGTTAAAGGGGAGccggaggaagaagagcatCGGCAATGGACTGAACCGAACTGGCACTGGTGAGACGGATGCCAAACTGGGACTTCAGAATCAAGACCCTGCAAAAG CTGGCCCAAAGGGTAATGATGACCAGAAGAGGTTGGCTGTCCACTACACAAGCTCACAGCACCACCAGGAGAATGTTTTCATTGAGGGCAGCAGACCACAGTACCTGGAGGACCTGCACACTGAGGCTCAGGAGGGACTGAAGATACTACAGCAGGAAG AACACAAAAATGGAGTGACCTTTGCTGACAATGAAAGCATTTCT TCCTCAAACACCCTCCGTCCAGAGCAGGATATCAGCTCCATGGATGGAGGTGGCTCTTCGGAGTCGAGAGCCACTAGCAGGAATACTGACACCACAGTAACCTCTTCAGTGTCAACAAGGCCTGTGCTCACCCGCCAAG gATCTACATTCAAGCCCCTGAATCCAGTAAGAAGGTTAGAtaagagcaggaagaggagcaggaggaccaCCATCATGGGTATTCCAAACCAGGTCCAGAAAGAGCTTG CACTCCTCAGAAGTTCCACCTTCCAGCCACTTGTTTCTGTGAAGCTCCCTAATCACGATGGACAGGTCACTGACAGCCAATCAGGTGTTGTTATCATTCCTACAGTTGATGGAGGGACCCTGGCAGCAAATAAGGAAGGAGCAAGAGTGCATCTTTCAGAGTTGGAG CAGGCATCCAGAGATGAACAGCTGTTTAGGAAGCACCTCCAGGCAATATACCAGGACGGGCAGCCCCTTAACCACAAGGGCTTTGGCTCCCATCTCTGCCCCACATCCACTCTGAGACCCAAGTCCCTTGCAGTACCTGGCAtgaccacttcctcctccttctgtcctaCAACAATGTTTAGCTATCTCCAGGAACCTCAG GGCCCAGTGATGTCCATATCTCCTCAGGCCACTTACTTGTCTACAATCATCCCTAATGCGGTCTTGCCAGCCTCAATTGAAGTCATAGAGATAGGTCGCAGCATCAGCCGGACTCGTGGCAGCAGTGTCAACCATGGTGGTAGTGTCCACACTGTAAGCAAAAGCAACCTTGCGTCCAGAGACTCATCAGTCAGCCCTTTGTTGTTCAGAAGATCAGATGGTGATGGTTTCCAGCCTGACCATTCCTGCAGCGATTCCACACAGATGCCCACATCAACTTCAGGGTCAAACTGGAGTGTGTCACAGTCTTCAAAGACCATTATTTCAAACTCCTCCCCTGTATCCTCTAAGCGGAGCACACACAGTGGGTACTCCCAGAGCTTGGGTCTTAATGGACAGGAAAGCCAGCAAGAGCACTCTGGTGGAGATCAAGACCATGTCAGTCTATGTAGCTCAGCTAGCGAGATTAGCAGCCCCTACAGTAAAAGTGAAAATCTTTTCACAGCTCAAGGATCCGAGTCTGGCATGTCATGTTCAGTGACTGCTGGGGAGGAGGCAAAGAACAAGCGTAACTCCACTCGTAGTCTTTCAGTAATGAAGACGAAGCAACCCCCTGCACCTCCACAGAGAACAAACTCTCTCCATAGTAATACGATGAGAAGTAGTTCCAGGTTTCTGGTGGATAGCAAGGATCTTAATGACTCTGTGTCTGGACAGGTGGAAACTGCTACAGAAAATACTCTTGTGAAGGATGAGATTGAATTGGTCACtggaaatattaataaaatcCCCACCCCTATACCAAATTCTATTGGGTCCAGCTCCCCAGATGTTTCCTCCAGTCCTCTGAGCCCCACACAGGCCTCCTCCATAGAGACTGAAGGGCCACCAGAGCCGCAATCAGAATCCAGAAGCTCTTCCCCACAGAAAGCTCCCTCAGAAGGGGAAAAATTTGAACGGACCATGTCCCCTTCTAGTGGATACTCCAGCCAGAGTGGAACTCCAACACTTTCCCCTAAAGGTATCTCCCCAACCTCcccagaaaaacagaagaaaccaGTCAAGCCAGAGAGATCAGTGTCTCGGGCCTCAtcctctgcagcttctccttcctcttctcttacGTCTCTATCATCCGGTACACCTGAGCCAGTACACCCAGATTTTTCCACATGTAGCCCAAGTCTTCCTCCACAGGGCACTTCACCCACAGTTACATCAAACAAGCTCACACCAAAAAAGAATTCGTCAACATTGAGAGAAGAATTCAGAGAGCTCTTGAACATCCCACCACCTCCTAAGGTCAAAGCACcatgctctcctcctccagagacaTGGGTCCACAACAGACGTGCCTTTGAGCTCCTGTGTGGGCCCCACCCCTGTGTCAGCAAAGAAACCCACAAACCCCCAAAGATACAGGACAGCACAGTTAAACAGGTATGGACCCAGGATAGACCCACAAAGGAGATACAagtttttgttgaaaaacaGACAACTATAGTCAAACCCACCATAAAATTATCAGAACGTGTAGCAAAGCCTGTGACATTGTCAGCAACAGATCTTGAAGATGTCCAGAAAGAGCTAGAGAACAGGGAATGTCCAGTCGCTGAAACAGAGCGAGTGGAAGCAAGTGCAGATGTTCAGCCACAAGAGCAGAGTAGTGGCCCTGTAGTGAAAAACCCCAAGAACCAAGAGACAACTCAAAAGAAAGATCCCCCTCCTGTGATGAAAAAACCCATGACAATACTGGAAAGAGACGAACTGGTGTCAACAGAGCAGTCAGTAGAGAGCGAGCAAAGGGAAATGAGTAGTAGTACCCAGATAGAAGTAAATTTAGTTGTTGAGAACCATGCAGCATCCTCACAGGATGGGGTTATGGTTTTAGTTGAGAAGAGTGATAATGAGATGGACAGAGGTGAGGCCCCATCCATGCAGACACTTTCCGTAGAAGCGCCTAAAGTTAAAAAGGTCTCACCACCACTTACCCCTCCCCCAGCATACCACCCTGCACCTCCTCCCTCAAGAAAGACACCACCTTCATCGGTGTCAATGCCACCAACTGAATTAGAGGGGGTACAGGAGGAGATCCACATTGTCGAGTCTTGCTGgcctcctcccccaccaccatTGGAAGGGGACTCAGTCTttgatggaggagatgaggttGACTTTCCTCCCCCGCCGCCGCCATTTGTAACAGACAGTGCGCCAGATGTGATGGACAGTTGTGTCAAAAAGCTGGACCTCCTTGATGATTGTACTGTTGTTGCACAGGAAGTTGGAGAGATGAATATGGACTCAAGTGAAGCTGGGACATCTGCACAGGGAGAAAATCCAGATATGCCCGAAGCTGTTCCAAAATCAGCAGTACACGACAACAAACCAGAGATTGCTGTGCAACTTTCAAAATCTAACAGTGATGATGAGATTTCTTGTAAACCAGTGCAGAATGTTTCATCTCTTTCAGATAGTGTCCCACCTCTACCAGAAGAGGCACCTCTTTTACCACCAATGAAAAGAGCAGAGAACCCTGCATCAGTCACTGCTTTGGTTGCTTCCAGCAGTGTCCTGAGGCAAAACTCTCTGAAGATTGAGGATCAGTCTTCCTCAGGGTCACCCGTTAGTGCCCAAACTCCACTTACAGTCCCAGTAGCCCCGCCTCTACCAGCAGAGAGCATAACACATGGGGTTAATTTCAGACGGCAGCCCAGTGCAGCAAACCGAGACACCAGGAGCAAGGAGTTACTTTCCCGCCACAAAAGTGCACCCATTCCTAAAGAGGATGCAAATATACCTCTTGTCACCCCCTCCCTGCTTCAGATGGTTCGTCTCAGATCAGTCAACATGACTGAAGATCAGGTGAAAGCTCCCTCTGAGGACAAGCTAATAAACCACGAGGCTCCAGTTCAGGAGAATTGCCCCGTCTCAATCCCAGGACCTCAATACATTCCGCAAAAGCCCATCCGCAAGTCTCTGTCTCTAAAATACCCACCTCAGACAGTAAAAACTTCCTCCGTGACACTGAACGCCCCTTCCATGCGCTTACAAGAAGCCGTACGTATGAAAACTGCAGCCATGTCTTCAAGAGATGGTCTTCAATCGAGACTGGGTGTGAGATCACCCAGCTACAACTGTGTCAGTGAACCAGGAGGTCTGTCCCCAGCCTCTACCGCCAGCTTTATCTTCTCCAGGAGCACAAAAAAGGTTGTCATAGAGACTGCGACTGCCTCGTCGTCTGAAGCTCAGGCAAGTCTGAAGCAAAGCTTGGCGGCCGAGCTCATGCAGGTGTCTGACCAATCAAGGCCTGCCACTTTCTCCAACGGTGGGGTGAAGTGTGACAAAGTTCCTCCACCGGTAGCTAAGAAGCCGGCACATGGAAGCATCAGTCCTTCACAACATCACCCTGCCTGTTCGGGAAAGATGGAGTACAGTGTTGAAGGAAATGGAGCAATAGGAGGAGTACAACATACGAGCGGAATAACACCTCCTGAGACAACAA TTACAAGAGTGACAGCAGACACAATTGAAACACTGTTTTGA